In Sphaeramia orbicularis chromosome 5, fSphaOr1.1, whole genome shotgun sequence, a genomic segment contains:
- the LOC115418970 gene encoding G-protein coupled receptor 22-like: METEGYRDLLETSDGQGVSLDGGGGVGVEEGWSTPYPLGFQVSLTTVLMLELVLGFSSNLTVLVLYCAQSNLVDSVSNLVTVNLHVLDILVCVLCLPLTVAVILVPANGSGVSSLATLCCFHEACVTFTSVATAVNVLVISLDRYDISVRPASRLLTPRRAGLLLAAVWAVSLAVFFLPFLEGDFFSSRVEDGEDEELERQNNDSEVTTGHTPVYSSISPSSIPTVHPSSQSHHLPPAWQNRTLLCVGGQGYYTGMAMYYHLLLQVPCFFIAVAVMLFTYSRILQALNIRIGTHMMRGTRTKDSTCRIRCRRQRRKDLSLPTEGASSNQNQHTTHPPLIPSPTPTPTSPPPLSSMPQGMSDSGATVTTVSTAATTPIATTPATPASPTPGSASTQPHATSPLPASSMGVQASVSAIIALRRAVRRHRDRRERQRRVLKMSLIIISTFLGCWAPLSAVNVLILCLGPSDGLVRLRLCFLAMAYGTTIFHPLLYAFTRQKLRRALKTRVKKRVVSLLQVDPAPSGGTVIHNSWVEGGGQRKTRKPRVEASDGTDRCLTEAVRE, encoded by the coding sequence ATGGAGACCGAAGGCTATCGTGACCTCCTGGAGACCAGCGACGGTCAGGGGGTAAGCCTGGATGGAGGGGGTGGAGTTGGGGTGGAGGAGGGCTGGAGCACTCCCTACCCCCTGGGCTTCCAGGTGTCTTTGACCACTGTGCTGATGCTGGAGTTGGTGTTGGGATTCAGCAGCAACCTGACCGTACTTGTGCTCTACTGTGCTCAATCCAACCTGGTGGACTCAGTCAGTAACCTGGTCACAGTAAACCTCCATGTGTTGGACATACTGGTCTGTGTGCTGTGTCTACCTCTGACTGTGGCTGTTATCCTAGTACCAGCTAATGGCAGTGGAGTCAGCAGCCTGGCCACACTGTGCTGCTTTCATGAGGCTTGTGTCACGTTCACCAGTGTGGCCACTGCAGTTAATGTGCTGGTCATCAGTTTGGATCGATATGACATCTCAGTGCGTCCGGCCAGTCGTCTTCTGACTCCACGGCGGGCAGGACTACTATTGGCAGCAGTGTGGGCAGTGTCTCTGGCGGTCTTCTTTCTGCCATTTCTTGAGGGTGACTTCTTCTCCTCAAGAGTGGAGGATGGTGAGGATGAGGAGCTGGAAAGGCAAAACAATGACTCTGAGGTCACTACTGGTCACACCCCTGTTTACTCCTCCATCTCTCCTTCCTCTATACCCACTGTTCACCCATCTTCCCAATCCCACCACCTGCCTCCTGCCTGGCAGAACCGGACACTGTTGTGTGTAGGGGGACAAGGTTATTACACAGGCATGGCAATGTATTACCACTTGTTACTACAAGTGCCCTGCTTCTTCATTGCTGTGGCTGTCATGTTGTTCACCTACTCCAGGATCCTGCAAGCCCTCAACATTCGCATTGGCACCCACATGATGAGGGGCACACGTACAAAGGATTCTACCTGCAGGATACGCtgcaggaggcagaggaggaaggATCTCAGTTTGCCCACCGAAGGAGCATCCTCCAACCAGAACCAGCACACCACCCATCCTCCCCTCATCCCTTCACCCACTCCAACACCAACATCTCCTCCACCACTATCCTCCATGCCCCAGGGAATGTCTGACAGTGGAGCAACTGTAACCACTGTTAGTACTGCTGCTACCACTCCCATTGCCACCACGCCGGCTACTCCAGCTTCCCCAACCCCAGGTTCAGCCTCAACGCAGCCCCACGCCACCTCACCTCTGCCTGCCTCCTCCATGGGTGTACAGGCCTCAGTTTCTGCAATCATCGCTTTAAGACGGGCAGTGCGTAGACATAGAGATCGCAGAGAACGCCAACGTCGAGTCCTAAAAATGTCCCTCATCATCATATCCACCTTCCTGGGCTGCTGGGCCCCTCTGTCAGCAGTCAACGTTTTGATCCTGTGTCTAGGTCCCAGTGATGGCCTGGTGAGGCTCCGACTCTGCTTTTTGGCAATGGCTTATGGAACCACAATCTTCCATCCTCTGCTCTACGCTTTCACCAGACAAAAGCTGCGGCGTGCCCTCAAAACACGTGTCAAGAAAAGGGTTGTATCTCTTCTGCAAGTGGACCCAGCCCCTAGTGGGGGGACAGTAATTCATAACTCTTGGGTAGAGGGTGGGGGCCAGAGGAAGACTCGCAAGCCACGGGTAGAGGCCAGTGATGGCACTGATCGATGCCTCACAGAGGCCGTGAGGGAATGA